In Flavobacterium sp. WV_118_3, one DNA window encodes the following:
- the creD gene encoding cell envelope integrity protein CreD, which translates to MPTPFFQTPTVKMIMIGFLALFLLIPLQFVKDLISERSQRKNEVIKEVSEKWGSSVNFYGPILKVPYTEVNSKYYKYAYLFPEKLENQTTVETKPLNRNIYDATVYTAEMNFKGSYIKPDFDIQNIPAGNIHWDKATILIQTTNLKSIKDQVGITFGGKPYTFEPIYNSNSGFEALETGPINMTAATFPTSFQFKIKYDGSQLIKMVPIGKTTEMSMKSNWHSPGFTGNFLPNDKTKVITNDGFQAKWKVLHINRAFSQQYFNSLPDLSKYAFGVNFIVPVDEYQKNERVSKYGFLVIGLTFLTFFLIQSISKIRIHIFQYCMIGIALVLFYTLLIAITEHSSFRLAYILSGIGVVLMISLYSFSILKNPKFPLLIGTSLSALYVFIYIIIQMENYALLVGSIGLFIILGLVMYLSRKIDWNSN; encoded by the coding sequence ATGCCTACTCCTTTTTTTCAAACGCCAACGGTCAAAATGATCATGATTGGCTTTCTGGCACTGTTTCTGCTTATACCGTTGCAGTTTGTCAAAGACTTAATCTCAGAACGTTCCCAACGGAAAAACGAGGTGATTAAAGAAGTGAGTGAGAAATGGGGAAGCAGTGTCAATTTTTACGGACCTATTTTAAAAGTACCGTATACCGAAGTCAATAGCAAATACTATAAATATGCCTATCTGTTCCCGGAAAAACTGGAAAATCAGACGACGGTCGAAACCAAACCCTTAAATCGGAATATTTATGATGCTACCGTTTATACCGCCGAAATGAATTTTAAAGGTTCGTATATAAAACCGGATTTCGACATCCAGAATATTCCGGCCGGAAATATACATTGGGATAAGGCGACCATTTTGATTCAGACCACCAATCTAAAGAGTATTAAAGATCAAGTGGGGATTACTTTTGGCGGCAAACCCTATACTTTCGAACCGATTTACAACAGCAATTCCGGTTTTGAAGCGTTGGAAACCGGCCCTATCAATATGACAGCCGCTACTTTTCCAACGAGCTTTCAGTTTAAAATCAAATACGATGGTAGTCAGCTGATCAAAATGGTTCCGATTGGAAAAACGACCGAAATGAGTATGAAATCCAACTGGCACAGTCCTGGTTTTACCGGTAATTTCCTTCCGAATGATAAAACTAAGGTGATCACCAATGATGGTTTTCAGGCGAAATGGAAAGTGCTTCACATCAACAGAGCGTTTTCGCAGCAGTATTTCAACAGTCTGCCGGATTTGAGCAAATATGCTTTTGGGGTGAATTTTATCGTACCGGTTGACGAATACCAGAAAAACGAGCGCGTTTCCAAATACGGCTTTCTGGTGATTGGTCTTACGTTCCTGACGTTTTTCCTGATTCAGTCCATCAGTAAAATCCGCATCCATATCTTCCAGTATTGTATGATTGGTATTGCGCTGGTATTATTTTATACGTTGCTTATCGCGATCACCGAGCACAGTAGTTTCCGATTGGCGTATATCCTTTCCGGTATTGGAGTCGTTCTGATGATCAGTTTGTATTCGTTTTCAATTCTGAAAAATCCCAAGTTTCCATTACTCATTGGTACGTCGCTATCGGCTTTGTATGTGTTTATCTATATTATCATTCAGATGGAAAATTATGCCCTTCTGGTAGGTAGTATTGGTCTATTTATCATCCTTGGACTCGTAATGTATCTTTCGCGAAAAATTGACTGGAACAGCAATTAA
- a CDS encoding peptidylprolyl isomerase yields MKSMTSLFVGLVALFSSCTSSYDKLGDGLYADIETNKGNIIVKLEYQKTPVTVANFVSLAEGKNPFVKDKFKGKPFYNDVKFHRVIKDFMIQGGDPDGNGEGGPGYKFKDEIAPELKHSKAGILSMANAGPGTNGSQFFITHKATPWLDGKHSVFGEVVQGMDIVNKIEQNDVIKKITIIRIGKDAKKFDAPKVFKGYYDTESVAQKKLAEGLSKIKTEKVAAFAAAKTGATKTQSGLEYAIIKKGSGKKPAAGTQVYVHYAGYFENGDLFDTSYEDVAKAFGKLDANRAAANQYTPFPFPYGNKEGLIPGFIEGLENMSFGDKAILFIPSHLAYGERGYAIIPPNTNLIFEIEMLETPPAPKAKQ; encoded by the coding sequence ATGAAATCAATGACAAGTTTATTTGTAGGCCTTGTTGCATTATTTAGTTCTTGTACGTCATCTTACGATAAGTTAGGCGACGGGCTTTATGCCGATATCGAGACGAATAAAGGTAACATAATCGTTAAATTAGAATACCAGAAAACGCCGGTTACCGTAGCGAATTTTGTATCGTTAGCCGAAGGTAAAAACCCTTTTGTAAAAGATAAATTCAAAGGGAAACCCTTTTATAATGACGTTAAATTTCACCGAGTGATCAAAGATTTTATGATTCAGGGTGGTGATCCGGACGGAAATGGAGAAGGCGGACCAGGTTATAAATTTAAAGATGAAATCGCACCGGAATTAAAACATTCCAAAGCGGGAATCTTATCAATGGCCAATGCCGGACCGGGAACAAACGGAAGTCAGTTTTTTATCACGCATAAAGCAACGCCATGGTTAGACGGAAAACACAGTGTTTTTGGAGAAGTGGTTCAAGGTATGGATATCGTGAATAAAATCGAGCAAAACGATGTAATCAAAAAAATCACGATCATCCGTATTGGAAAAGACGCTAAGAAATTTGATGCTCCAAAAGTATTCAAAGGATACTACGATACCGAATCGGTAGCACAAAAGAAACTGGCTGAAGGATTGAGCAAAATTAAAACGGAAAAAGTAGCGGCATTTGCAGCAGCAAAAACGGGAGCTACTAAAACACAATCCGGATTGGAATATGCTATCATTAAAAAAGGAAGCGGTAAAAAACCAGCTGCCGGAACACAGGTATATGTGCACTATGCCGGTTATTTCGAAAACGGAGACTTGTTTGATACCAGCTATGAAGATGTTGCAAAAGCTTTTGGTAAGCTTGATGCCAACAGAGCAGCTGCAAATCAGTATACCCCATTCCCGTTCCCTTATGGTAATAAAGAAGGTTTAATCCCGGGCTTTATCGAAGGATTGGAAAACATGTCTTTTGGTGATAAAGCGATCCTTTTTATTCCGTCGCATTTGGCTTACGGAGAAAGAGGTTATGCGATTATTCCACCAAACACCAATTTGATTTTTGAAATCGAAATGTTAGAAACGCCACCGGCGCCAAAAGCAAAACAATAA
- the gldI gene encoding gliding motility-associated peptidyl-prolyl isomerase GldI, whose protein sequence is MKRIYFLMLAVLGFAFTSCSQQQARQPISHSSGTFIKESIKRNKKLIANEESLIEAVISKDTAKAYVASAKGYWYRYDVKNDKETLTPKKGDIAYFDYNISDLDGKQIYSEADLKSQVYHVDKQNIMMGLRDGIKLMKKGEKVTFLFPSHMAYGYHGDNDKIGTNQPLICTVTLTDLKPGASEKNKPALKTETENTKNQPEN, encoded by the coding sequence ATGAAAAGAATCTATTTCTTAATGCTGGCCGTTTTGGGATTTGCTTTTACAAGCTGTTCTCAGCAACAGGCACGGCAGCCGATTTCGCATAGTTCGGGAACTTTTATCAAAGAATCGATCAAGCGAAATAAAAAACTGATCGCCAATGAAGAATCGCTTATCGAGGCGGTGATCAGTAAAGATACCGCAAAGGCCTATGTTGCTTCAGCCAAAGGATACTGGTATCGTTATGACGTCAAAAATGACAAAGAAACCCTGACACCTAAAAAAGGGGACATCGCTTATTTCGATTATAACATCAGCGATTTGGACGGTAAACAGATTTATTCGGAAGCCGATTTAAAATCGCAGGTCTACCATGTGGACAAGCAAAACATCATGATGGGGCTTCGCGATGGTATCAAACTGATGAAAAAAGGAGAGAAGGTAACCTTCTTATTTCCGTCGCATATGGCCTATGGTTATCATGGAGATAATGATAAAATCGGTACCAATCAACCGTTAATTTGTACGGTTACGTTAACCGATTTAAAACCGGGCGCTTCCGAAAAAAACAAGCCGGCTCTGAAAACCGAAACTGAAAATACAAAAAACCAACCCGAAAACTAG
- a CDS encoding bifunctional oligoribonuclease/PAP phosphatase NrnA codes for MNKNEMEAIHTLLASPKKIAIIPHRNPDGDAMGSTLALYHTFLQLGHKAVVVAPNEFPDFLNWLPGADTVRVFETQKKTCETLINDADIVFTLDFNALHRTGEQMENFLKTLTEKLFIMIDHHQLPDTYAKYTFSDTGYGSTCEMVYTFLTGLGYANLINKTVATCIYTGIVTDSGSFRFPLTTSTTHRVVADLIDRGVENSKIHNLLFDTSSYNRLQLLGRGLQNLKLLPEYKTSYITLTQDELDQFHYAKGDTEGIVNYGLSIKGIDFTAIFIENKEEGIVKISFRSQGGFDVNQFAREHFNGGGHINAAGGKSFLTLDETIQQFIAILASEKTT; via the coding sequence ATGAATAAAAATGAAATGGAAGCGATCCATACGTTATTGGCCTCGCCAAAAAAAATCGCGATCATTCCCCATCGAAATCCAGACGGAGACGCTATGGGGTCGACACTGGCATTGTACCACACTTTTTTACAACTGGGCCATAAGGCGGTTGTCGTAGCGCCCAATGAGTTTCCGGATTTTTTAAACTGGCTTCCGGGAGCCGATACGGTTCGGGTTTTTGAAACCCAGAAAAAAACATGTGAAACGCTGATCAATGACGCGGATATTGTTTTTACATTAGATTTTAACGCTTTACACCGAACGGGTGAACAGATGGAGAATTTCCTAAAAACGTTGACGGAAAAATTATTCATCATGATCGATCACCACCAGTTGCCGGATACGTATGCAAAATATACGTTTTCTGATACCGGTTATGGCTCTACCTGTGAAATGGTGTATACATTTTTAACCGGATTGGGGTATGCCAATTTGATCAATAAAACGGTGGCAACCTGTATTTATACTGGAATTGTAACCGATTCGGGGTCGTTCCGTTTTCCGCTTACAACCAGTACGACACATCGTGTCGTAGCCGATCTGATCGACCGTGGTGTGGAAAACAGTAAAATACATAACCTGCTGTTCGATACAAGTTCGTACAACCGTTTGCAGTTATTAGGCCGCGGTTTACAAAACTTAAAATTGCTACCGGAATACAAAACGTCCTATATCACCTTAACTCAGGACGAACTGGATCAGTTTCATTATGCGAAAGGCGATACCGAAGGGATTGTCAACTATGGACTATCGATTAAAGGAATTGATTTTACGGCTATTTTTATCGAAAACAAAGAAGAAGGTATCGTGAAAATATCGTTCCGTTCGCAAGGCGGTTTCGATGTAAATCAATTTGCACGCGAACATTTCAATGGCGGCGGACATATCAATGCGGCCGGCGGAAAATCCTTTTTAACATTAGACGAAACGATACAACAATTTATTGCTATTTTAGCGTCTGAAAAGACAACATAA
- a CDS encoding inorganic phosphate transporter produces MDFTLLVIIIVLALIFDYINGFHDAANSIATIVATKVLTPFQAVLWAAAFNFAAYFISMYWIGEFKIGNTIAKSVNENFITLEVILAGLIAAIIWNLLTWKLGIPSSSSHTLLGGFMGAALAHAGALSDNGVDVINYAKVIPTFLFIFCAPLIGMFIAYLITILIMNICRKVNPHKADKWFKKLQLVSSALFSLGHGGNDAQKVMGIIGAAVICYHMNIGDVAYTALDSSHRFSHFVEDWAWVPFVSFLAIGLGTLSGGWKIVKTMGSKITKVTPLEGVAAETAGAVTLYLTEHMGVPVSTTHTITGSIIGVGITKRISAVRWGVTINLLWAWILTIPVSALIAGIMYYILKMFL; encoded by the coding sequence ATGGATTTTACATTACTTGTCATAATCATTGTATTAGCACTGATTTTTGATTATATCAACGGTTTTCACGATGCGGCCAACTCGATTGCGACCATCGTAGCCACAAAAGTACTGACACCATTCCAGGCAGTATTATGGGCGGCGGCCTTTAACTTCGCAGCTTATTTTATCTCCATGTACTGGATCGGTGAATTTAAGATTGGTAACACAATCGCTAAATCGGTTAACGAAAACTTTATTACCCTTGAGGTGATTCTGGCCGGACTTATCGCGGCAATTATCTGGAACTTATTAACCTGGAAACTGGGAATTCCGTCTTCATCGTCCCACACTTTATTGGGAGGATTTATGGGAGCAGCATTGGCACATGCCGGCGCTTTATCCGATAATGGAGTAGACGTAATTAATTACGCTAAAGTAATCCCAACATTCCTGTTTATTTTCTGCGCCCCGTTAATCGGTATGTTTATTGCCTATCTGATTACCATTTTAATTATGAATATCTGCCGAAAGGTCAATCCGCATAAAGCTGATAAATGGTTTAAAAAATTACAGTTGGTGTCTTCGGCCTTGTTTAGTTTAGGACACGGAGGAAACGATGCCCAAAAAGTAATGGGTATCATCGGAGCAGCTGTAATCTGTTATCATATGAATATTGGTGACGTAGCCTATACTGCTTTGGATTCGAGTCACCGTTTTTCACACTTTGTAGAAGACTGGGCCTGGGTTCCGTTTGTGAGTTTCCTGGCTATCGGTTTGGGAACGCTAAGTGGTGGATGGAAGATCGTTAAAACGATGGGATCTAAAATTACCAAAGTAACGCCTCTTGAAGGTGTGGCAGCCGAAACGGCCGGTGCGGTTACCTTATATTTAACCGAGCATATGGGAGTTCCGGTATCAACCACACACACCATTACCGGTTCGATTATCGGGGTTGGAATTACAAAACGTATTTCAGCGGTACGATGGGGTGTAACGATTAACCTGTTATGGGCCTGGATTCTTACGATTCCGGTATCGGCTTTGATCGCAGGAATCATGTATTATATTTTGAAAATGTTCCTGTAA
- a CDS encoding DUF47 domain-containing protein: MSLNNIFQFLVPKDKKFFPLFEQASINLIQLAETLHEAVNAPKNEREEYFKKIEELEANIEEITHKTNLELSRNFITPFDREDIHALITAIDDVADYMHGAASRMRLYQVEKITKSIRKLTEINLEACQHIGNAIKELKDLKNLKAIADACKKINKLESKADNVFDKAVADIFENETDAKNIIKYKEVLSALETASDKCKSVANVLESVTVKYS, from the coding sequence ATGTCATTAAACAACATTTTCCAGTTTTTAGTACCGAAAGATAAGAAATTCTTTCCTCTTTTTGAGCAGGCTTCCATTAACCTGATCCAATTGGCAGAAACCCTTCACGAAGCAGTAAATGCGCCGAAAAACGAAAGAGAAGAGTACTTCAAAAAGATTGAAGAGTTAGAAGCTAACATCGAAGAAATTACCCATAAAACGAACCTGGAACTAAGCCGTAATTTTATCACGCCATTCGACCGTGAAGATATCCACGCTTTGATCACAGCTATCGATGATGTAGCCGATTATATGCATGGAGCAGCAAGTAGAATGCGTTTGTATCAGGTAGAAAAAATCACAAAATCAATCCGTAAATTAACGGAAATCAACTTAGAAGCGTGTCAGCATATTGGGAATGCGATTAAGGAATTAAAAGACCTTAAAAACTTAAAAGCTATTGCTGATGCTTGTAAAAAAATCAACAAACTGGAAAGTAAAGCGGATAACGTATTTGATAAAGCCGTAGCGGATATTTTCGAAAACGAAACCGATGCTAAAAATATCATCAAATACAAAGAAGTACTATCGGCATTAGAGACAGCTTCCGACAAGTGTAAGAGTGTTGCCAATGTTTTAGAATCGGTAACGGTTAAATATTCATAA
- a CDS encoding carboxyl transferase domain-containing protein: protein MDLNFNKNEDHNKLLVSELKQNLAKVKLGGGEKRIAKLHAEGKMTARERIDYLLDNNSKSIEIGAFVGEGMYKEHGGCPSGGVVVKIGYIKGKQCIVVANDATVKAGAWFPITAKKNLRAQEIAMENKLPIIYLVDSAGVYLPLQDEIFPDKEHFGRIFRNNAIMSSMGITQIAAVMGSCVAGGAYLPIMSDEALIVDKTGSIFLAGSYLVKAAIGETIDNETLGGATTHCEISGVTDYKAKDDKDALDTIKNIVGKIGDFEKAGYNREKPAKPALDENEIYGILPKARSEQYDMMDIINRLVDNSEFDEYKAGYGQTIITGYARIDGWAVGIVANQRKVVKTKKGEMQFGGVIYSDSADKATRFIANCNQKKIPLVFLQDVTGFMVGSKSEHGGIIKDGAKMVNAVSNSVVPKFTVVVGNSYGAGNYAMCGKAYDPRLIFAWPSAELAVMGGAQAAKVLLQIEASSLKAKGEELTPEKEAEMFDKIKARYDAQVSPYYAASRLWTDAIIDPLDTRKWISMGIEAANHAPIEKPFNLGVIQV from the coding sequence ATGGACTTAAACTTCAACAAAAACGAAGATCATAACAAGCTTTTAGTCTCCGAATTAAAACAAAATTTAGCAAAAGTAAAACTCGGAGGTGGCGAAAAACGAATTGCAAAATTACACGCTGAAGGCAAAATGACTGCCCGTGAGCGCATCGATTATTTATTGGACAACAACTCAAAAAGTATCGAAATCGGTGCTTTTGTAGGCGAAGGTATGTACAAAGAACACGGCGGATGTCCTTCCGGTGGTGTCGTGGTAAAAATCGGATATATCAAAGGAAAACAATGTATTGTGGTAGCCAATGATGCTACCGTAAAAGCCGGGGCCTGGTTCCCGATAACCGCGAAGAAGAATCTGAGAGCACAGGAAATCGCAATGGAAAACAAATTGCCGATTATTTATCTGGTAGATAGTGCCGGCGTATACCTTCCGCTACAGGATGAGATTTTTCCCGATAAAGAACACTTTGGTCGTATTTTCCGCAATAATGCTATCATGAGCAGTATGGGAATCACCCAAATCGCTGCTGTAATGGGAAGTTGTGTTGCCGGTGGTGCTTACCTTCCAATTATGAGCGATGAAGCGCTGATTGTAGACAAAACCGGAAGTATTTTCCTGGCCGGAAGTTACCTGGTTAAAGCCGCTATTGGCGAAACAATTGATAACGAAACGCTCGGCGGTGCGACTACACATTGCGAAATTTCAGGAGTAACCGACTATAAAGCCAAAGACGACAAAGATGCTTTGGATACCATTAAAAATATTGTAGGTAAGATCGGTGATTTTGAAAAAGCCGGATACAACCGTGAAAAACCGGCCAAACCTGCTTTGGATGAAAACGAAATCTACGGTATTCTACCGAAAGCGCGTTCTGAACAATACGATATGATGGACATCATTAATCGTTTGGTAGACAATTCAGAATTCGATGAATATAAAGCCGGATACGGGCAAACGATTATTACCGGCTATGCCCGCATTGACGGTTGGGCTGTTGGTATCGTAGCCAACCAGCGTAAAGTGGTTAAAACCAAAAAGGGCGAAATGCAGTTTGGTGGTGTTATTTATTCCGACAGTGCTGATAAAGCAACCCGTTTTATTGCCAACTGTAATCAGAAAAAAATCCCGTTGGTATTCCTTCAGGATGTAACCGGATTTATGGTAGGATCCAAATCCGAACATGGCGGTATTATTAAAGACGGTGCCAAAATGGTAAATGCAGTATCCAACTCCGTTGTTCCCAAATTTACCGTAGTGGTAGGAAACTCCTATGGCGCCGGAAATTATGCCATGTGCGGAAAGGCCTATGACCCAAGATTAATTTTCGCCTGGCCAAGTGCCGAACTAGCCGTTATGGGTGGCGCACAGGCTGCTAAAGTTTTATTACAAATTGAAGCGTCTTCGCTAAAAGCAAAAGGAGAAGAACTGACTCCGGAAAAAGAAGCCGAAATGTTCGATAAAATCAAAGCGCGTTACGATGCGCAGGTGTCGCCTTATTATGCCGCTTCACGACTTTGGACCGATGCCATTATCGATCCGTTGGATACCCGTAAATGGATCTCCATGGGAATCGAAGCTGCCAACCACGCTCCTATCGAAAAACCGTTTAATCTTGGCGTAATCCAGGTTTAA
- a CDS encoding M1 family metallopeptidase: MKNFILASLVLFGFQQASAQLITEKDVFTRRDSLHGGLRAERTSYDVQRYDLNITINPEARSIIGYNDITFKVVTHTNMIQVDLFENMKVDSIVFQNKKLDYKRDNDAVFIAFPERLLKGTTETVRFYYSGKPIVAKNAPWDGGFVFSKDSKGKDWIAVAVQGTGASLWYPVKDSQTDEPDNGATVKVAVPNGLMNVSNGRFKGSEDLKNGYTRWDWEVINPINNYDITVNIADYAHIHDNYKGLDLDYYVLRENEAKARKHFEEVKPMMDCFQLKFGKYPFWEDSYKLVETPYLGMEHQSAVAYGNKYRKGYLGSDLSGTGIGLTFDFITIHESGHEWFGNSITSKDIADMWIHEAFTTYTEAVFVECNLGYDKALAYINGQSRNVKNDRPIIGFYGVNKEGSGDMYYKGALLLNTIRHTLNDDAKWWKLLLDYSETYKKQIIDTETVIAFFNKETGKDLTPIFNQYLRYKDIPVLELRTQNNRLEYRWKANVENFQMPVEYTYKGKTARIDVTTEWQKFDKKVTADQLEFNTKKMYYNVQK; this comes from the coding sequence ATGAAAAACTTTATACTCGCTTCGCTTGTATTATTCGGCTTCCAGCAGGCTTCCGCTCAACTGATCACCGAAAAAGACGTTTTTACCCGCAGGGATTCCCTTCACGGTGGCTTACGAGCCGAACGTACCAGCTATGACGTACAACGTTACGACCTGAACATCACAATCAACCCGGAAGCGCGTTCGATTATCGGTTATAACGACATCACTTTTAAAGTGGTTACCCATACCAATATGATTCAGGTAGATCTGTTTGAAAATATGAAAGTCGACAGTATCGTGTTTCAAAATAAAAAACTGGACTACAAACGCGATAACGATGCTGTTTTTATAGCCTTTCCGGAGCGCCTTCTTAAAGGAACTACCGAAACCGTACGGTTTTATTATTCCGGGAAACCCATCGTAGCCAAAAATGCACCTTGGGATGGCGGTTTTGTATTTAGCAAAGATAGCAAAGGAAAAGACTGGATTGCCGTAGCCGTTCAGGGAACGGGAGCGAGTTTATGGTATCCGGTTAAAGATTCGCAGACCGACGAGCCCGATAATGGCGCCACCGTAAAAGTGGCTGTTCCTAATGGTTTGATGAATGTTTCCAACGGTCGTTTTAAAGGTAGTGAAGATCTGAAAAATGGGTATACCCGTTGGGATTGGGAAGTAATCAATCCGATAAACAATTACGACATTACGGTTAATATAGCCGATTATGCTCATATCCATGATAATTACAAAGGTCTTGATCTGGATTATTATGTGCTACGCGAAAATGAAGCCAAAGCCCGTAAACATTTTGAAGAAGTAAAACCAATGATGGATTGCTTCCAGTTGAAATTCGGAAAATACCCTTTCTGGGAAGACAGCTACAAGCTGGTCGAAACGCCTTATCTGGGTATGGAACACCAAAGTGCTGTAGCCTACGGAAACAAATACCGAAAAGGTTATCTGGGATCGGATTTGAGTGGTACCGGCATCGGACTGACATTCGATTTTATCACCATACACGAATCCGGACATGAATGGTTTGGAAACAGCATTACGTCTAAAGATATTGCCGACATGTGGATCCACGAGGCTTTTACGACTTATACCGAAGCGGTTTTTGTAGAATGCAATCTGGGCTATGACAAAGCGTTGGCCTATATAAACGGACAAAGTCGTAACGTTAAAAACGATCGTCCTATTATTGGTTTTTATGGTGTGAACAAAGAAGGTTCGGGCGATATGTATTACAAAGGTGCTTTGCTGCTCAATACAATCCGTCATACTCTTAACGACGACGCCAAATGGTGGAAATTGTTACTGGATTATTCCGAAACCTATAAAAAGCAAATTATCGACACCGAAACCGTTATTGCTTTCTTTAATAAGGAAACCGGAAAAGACCTGACCCCTATATTCAACCAATACCTACGTTATAAAGACATTCCGGTATTGGAACTTCGCACCCAAAACAACCGTCTGGAATACCGCTGGAAAGCCAATGTGGAAAATTTCCAGATGCCGGTAGAATATACGTACAAAGGAAAAACGGCCCGAATAGACGTTACTACCGAATGGCAGAAATTCGACAAAAAGGTAACCGCCGATCAATTGGAATTTAATACTAAAAAAATGTATTACAATGTTCAGAAATAA
- a CDS encoding DoxX family protein — protein sequence MDRVKSLNKWANAHTSYPIDLVRIGLGVFLFLKGVFFITNRQYLHEILGHMNRNFGSEMLLIHYVASAHMVGGIMIVFGLLTRWSIWAQLPILIGAVIINFLGQMNVQNLIMASITLLVCVFFLFYGSGKHSADYYFKMNQ from the coding sequence ATGGATAGAGTAAAAAGTTTAAACAAATGGGCCAACGCTCATACCAGCTATCCGATAGATCTGGTGCGTATTGGCCTTGGTGTCTTTTTGTTTTTAAAAGGCGTATTTTTTATCACAAACAGACAGTACTTACACGAAATTCTCGGTCATATGAACAGGAATTTCGGTAGTGAAATGCTGCTCATCCACTATGTTGCCTCGGCACATATGGTAGGCGGTATTATGATCGTTTTCGGATTACTGACCCGCTGGTCTATCTGGGCGCAATTGCCGATACTAATCGGAGCAGTTATAATTAACTTTTTAGGACAAATGAATGTACAAAACCTGATTATGGCCTCGATCACACTGTTGGTCTGTGTTTTTTTTCTATTCTACGGAAGCGGGAAACATTCGGCCGACTATTATTTTAAAATGAACCAATAG